The Solanum pennellii chromosome 4, SPENNV200 genomic interval CATCATCGCAGAATTTTCTAAACTGTCTTGAAGATGGCAAAATAAACACTAATGGTAATATCTATTACCTGCACTATCAGCTGCTCCTTGCCCTGTATATAACACTATGCATCGGTTCATGATTTGTCCAACGAACCTCCTATTGTTCACATCTAGAAATTGTTGTTTCTGATACCAAGAAGTAATGGTCAGTTTGAAAAGAGTACTCCTCTCTCACTGTTGTGAATGATATGGTTGAGAATAGTACAGCATTCCAGGAGGCTGGACAGGTGTGACAGGACGGAAATTAGGAGGGGGAGGTTGTTGAGGTAATGGTGGTTGTTGCTGTTGTGCTGCTGCACCCTGCTGCATCATCGACAATGGTTGCTGTGTCATAGTCATATACGACGGAGGTGCTGGTGGGGGTGGTGGAGGTGGTACAGATGGCAAGGCAGCAATACTCCCATAACTATAAGGGCTCATCATTCCTGCTGATGGCTGTAAATACTGCTGGGACGTTGGATTAGCAAGTGAATGATACTGACCCTGATGCACTGTGGGATGAGGAGCCAGCATGGACTGATACGGGTTACTTGGGGGAGGATTAGGTAGCTGTGCTGACATTAAAGCATTTGAATCAGATAGAGCATTTTCTGGTTGTGAAATGTAACTGTTGGTGGTCAGATATGATGAAGGTTTTGCAAGCCCGGCAGATTTTGCTGCCTCAGCAGCAAATGTAGAGAGCACGGACGACATGATATACTGAGAGGAGCTAGAAGCTGTAAGCTTGTCAGCTACCTCAGCTGCGATTGCTGCAGCTGTTTTCTTGCTTGTTTCTCCTGCTTTTCCATAGATGTCTGGTGAAGTTGTTGTACCCAAAGGCTTTCTTTCTCCCACATAATCTTCATCATCCAGATACTTCCGCATGTTGCTGGCTTCCCCCGCCTGTGCTTCCGCCACCTGAAAATCCAATAGATCAAATTAGTTTGTATTATTATAAACTTGGTGTTTTGACTTAGAAAACAAGCAACGGATTACATATTTAGAATGataagaaagaagaaacaaCATTCGACTGAGATCAGAACAATATACAAACCCATCCAATGTATTACCATTCCATGGTAGAGAACCATATCGTAAAGCAAGTCCAGACAGAATGCCGGTCAGTGTATCATCATGACAACTCAGTGGCTTCAGCTGataaaattcattttctatCAAAAATTCTATATATCTCAAGATTCGAGTAGATCCAAATTTCCATCTTGTCCACATGTCTTACGCCACTAGGCGTCTAGACTCTAGAGTATGGCCTTGTGGACACAAGAAATAGCAATAGCATCGATTTTCATACTATGTTCACACATCTCTCCCCAATTTCCAATTATTTGGGGAGGTATTCGAGAAGCAGCATGAAACTCAACAACTCCCTTTCCCTCTCATTGTATCACATATTGAAGCCTTCCTCCACTCCAATTCTATTTTCTACCGTCCCAAAACACCAACATCCGACCCCATCTTCAAACCCAAAAAAGGGATATGGATAAAGCATATAAATAGCAGTGTAAGAAAACAAAGTAATAAGCTTAAAATTAATAAGTGAGAAAAAAAACCTGTATCTGAGTCCGAACGTTCTCTAGTTCAGATTCCTGACAAATTTAAGAGACAATGAGATGGACAATAAGTACATTACCATATATGCCAAAAGAATAGAAAGATTGAAAAGATGCATTTATTACTTACCTGTTCAGTTAATGCTTCCCTTAACTGTGAAACAAGGGCCAATCTATTGGTCTCAACAACTTTTAGTTTCTCAATGGATTGTTTCAACATCCTTTCTTCCTCCTCCAGTTCTTTGGACAAGGTTTTTCGCATTGGATGTTTTGCTGCAACACAAGATAATATGCTCTTAATCCCCAATTGTGATTTCTAAGTAACAAAGTTTGGGAAAAAAGACCATAAAGAGATGTCTAATCTATCATTCTGTCAAGATCTCAGCCGTGTAATTCCATTAATCTCATTGGTGTTCGGGCCAACTTGCCTATACAACAGGAAAGTACAGGTTTCTATGGTATCCTGTCCAATAGGCTGGGGCAGATAGGTGCCAACCAAGTATGCCAGCTGATATTCGAACCCGAACTCTCCATGCTGTTACACCCATTACCTCAAACACCAGATCCCCTAGGAGGCAtgattttattcctttttttatcTGTGAAAGTTAtgcaaaaatgatatttttttcactCTCTTGGATTGAGAATCAATAATTGTTCTTTCGGTTATTGAATATCACTAAATCACAGGCTTCATTCAGTATATCTTCATCATCCACCCTTTTTAATAGATACTGAGGTGTACTAAGTTCATTGTCAACATAATGAGCAATCCATGCAGACGTATTAATTTTGCATTCCAATAGAGAACTAGATTACCTCTTGCAAGGGCCATGTCAACATCCTTTTCCATCTTTCGCACATGGTGAACAGCAGACTTGCATTTGCTCATTTCTTCATCTTCAGTAGAATGCTCACTGACTACCAAGTGCAATGCTGACACTATTTTTTCAGCTGTTCCTCCAACAGTCAATTTCTGGTTATAAAGCAGTGTTAAGAACAAGAAGTAATACTGAAAGCAAGATAAAGCAATCAAGTAATCAGTGGATACAAACAAAAATGCATTATGAGGAACATGTCACCGTTTTGGACCGATGCTCACCGTTCTTATGGACCGCGTGTCCCTTTTAACTATTTTGACAGAACGACTTCGCTTTTTTCCAAGCTCCAGTGGTGGTGGCAGCTCTTCTCCAAGCATTACATCTTTTAGGCTGTGTGTTTGAGATCCAAAAACCTTCCTTTCTTCCCATATTTTAACCTACAAACCATTTAAGCAAGAGTGTCAAATactatatcttcttttttttttaaccgaAACAGACAGTCAAACTATCTCAATAATTTCCGAGCAACAGGTTGATCAGACACTGAAAAACAAGAGCAAAAGTAGGCTGAAATTTCGCCTTTTGTGCTGTGGCCCTGTACCTACATAAGCTAGGGTATGGGGGCCAAACGTTCAGAAGCAAAATGGCAAGAAGCATACCAATCTGGAAACTACATTCTTTCCATGTTCATCGTCTTTTCCGACAATCTCCTTGAGTGCTGCAGGAAGAACCTTCCAAAACTCGATGACAAACTCATTTCCTTTACGCTTGCTGTTTTGCAGGATGTCATTTGCAAGGTACAGTAAAGGGACTTTCTTAGTCATTTCGGAACTGTGGAACTGTTTACCCCATGTTGTAACAACCAGCTCTGCTTTATCTTGGTGGAAAATGCACCAATGGGACAATGCTGCATTAAAAACCAAGACAAACAAtgttaaaggaaaaaaagtatGAATTGGGATGCAAAGTACCAGATAGGGAAGCAAAATAAATGTTCCCAGGTATCACTCCAAGTAATCATCTTATAAGGCTCACAGCCAATATGCAACTAAGAATTTATTCATGGAAGGAAAATGAAAACAGAAAAGCCACAAGATGGTAGAGAACAAGACAAAAGGGAGACATTATCTGCTACGTACTAACACATGTGAATGGAAGGATAAGCCCTTTTGGTTTAGTTTGCTAGTTGTGCATTCCACAAATGAGAGCAAGAAGAGTTCAAACTGCAAGTGAGAAGGCTTGAACTTCATATGTAAGCcccaaaatttaaatatacatagCAATCATCAGTATAGACAAAATTACTACTCCCTCCGCCCCGATTTATGCGGTAGTGTTTGACTGGGCACATAGtttaataaaaagagaaatactTTTAAAACTTATAGTCTAAAACAAACCAAACATTTGTGTGGCTATAAATCATCTCATTAggtaaaatgagaaatttaaagataaattgtTACAAAATAAGAAAGCATGACATTCTTTTACTGGGATAGGCTAAAGAAGTATGTCATATAAATTTGGATAGGAGGAGTAAAAGATTAGCTCCATTTGTTTGTAAGTTAAAAGTAGGTTTGAAGACCCAGCCTTCTACTTTAATCTACTTGTGGACCTCAGATAGGAGAAATGCAATCTTATTCTAACAAGAGGGAGCAGGAGAGAGGAAtgaattgtttttctttatacGGAGGGGAGGTGGGAATCAGTTAATTTGTAAAGGAAAGATGAGAGTTGGTATGAAAAGTAACAAGCAGTTACCCCTAAGAGTTAAGGAATACAATGAAAACTTCCCTAAAAGATCGAATGAGATAACTTAAACTTGCAAATGCCAAAATACCATAGAGTACATAGAAGTACTTGATGTATGTATACAGAAAATGCACCTAGATGGCCAAAAGTAAGGTTCAAGGCTATGTACAATGATAATGACCAAAAAAGAAACAGTTAACAGGGATAGTCAcccctcttttctttttaatatggTGGCATCCAAGTTAAGTAGTTCACATCTCAAAATTCCTAATCAAACATCATTCAGATTCTACCAAGTCTTGAGTTTTCATTTATACGCATCCAAACTATATCAACAAATGATGCAGAAACAAGTATCTTCTTAGCAACACTGGTTAATGCTTTAAAATGTGGAGCTTGACAAGAACAAAATACAGCTGAAGGAAAATCTCAGCATGATTGAAGTAAATGAAGCACACATCAACGTCAGTTAGGGAAAGCAAATGCCACTGATATCAATGGACACTGGCAAACATGAGATGTACGTATGCAGCACTAACATTACTTCTTTCCAGATCAAACATAGAGAACGAAAGGGCAGGAATTTTCCATCTTCACTTTTTTCCTAAAACGTACATCCTTAGTGCTAAATTGGTATCTTAGTTACTTCTTCAAAGTTAAACTAAAGGATATTTGAGTAACAATtttccaaacaaaaaaaagaaaaatcattctTATGGAATAAAACATATTCAACTTGCAGTAGTTCTTTATTGTTTAGGTCTACATTATCTAAATCCAATTGAACTCCACAAACTGGCCAAGTTGATTCTCAATACGAAAAAATAAGACAATCAAGTAAATTTAGTATACATTTACAAGTAAACACACAAATCAAATACCATCTGTTGACACTAAGATTAGTAGATCAAAAACTAATCTAAATAGGGAAGATTGATAGACCATCTATCCCCCATACAAAATTCTGTATGAACCACTACAAGTACTAGTCAGATTCAACTGGAGGTACAAGTCCTTACTCAATTCTGTCAATTCACTATGAAACAACAACCAAGATCTAAAAGAGACATCAGAAACTGACTTCCAACAAACATTTCCATTAATGGAGTAAACATAGCAAATtcaaaaaacaaagaaaagaaaaaaaaagaagggaaaacagcaaaaaaagaagaagaaagattcTTACTTTCAATGCACTGCTGAGTGGTGTTAAGCTTTGAAAGCTTGTCTGTAAGAGTTTGTTCATTCAAAATACTATTCATCCTACCTTCCCTCTTCACCAAAAAAGTTGACGAAATCAATTCAGAAcctaaaaacaacaacaaaccaaGAAAAACAACTGATGGAAACAAATAATTCAAACAAAGTTTCAATCTTTAATCCAAGAAATCAAAAGGGGTTATCCCAAAACCATCCAATTGAGCAAATGCTGATTCCAAACTGAAAACAAATGCTCAAAATTTTGGTAAATTCCATTTGAACAAGTAAAGAAAAACCCTAGAAACAACCCCCAAAACTAATAAAGTTTTCAACTTTCAATCAAGAACCAAAAATCAAGATTAGCAAATCTCAAGAATGAAATTAAACCAAGAATGGGGCTTTGTATGAAGAAGGTTTAGAATTGGGCAACCCCATCACGaaaaaagactgaaaaagaAGAGTTTTTGGGCGTTGTGATACAGAGTGAATGAACAAAACAAAACgtatatatataagaacaaGAGAAGGGAGGGAAGAAAGACAAAGTGATTCTTAATGTTTCTTATTTTAACCTTTTCTGGATTTCAACAatctatttgtataaatataattcaCATTTTTTAGCCTTCTACCAGTCTACATGCTTTTTCTGCTATGTTAATTGTCTTGccatctattttcttttttattatttttctttaagagtattttcttttatttcatatattattgttagcattttggaaaaatatgttaattgtCTTGccatctattttcttttttattatttttctttaaaagtattttcttttatttcatatattattgtGAGCATTTTGGAAAAATCGTTTTTTTAGGACAAAAAATTAGGATAAAATCGTATTTTTATGTAgtattatatttgattatttgattttattgtaCGGATATTACCAAATAAGTAAATATCAAAAGTGAAAGCATTTGTTAAGAAATTATATACAGAAATACGAtacaaatataatgtattttataatttataaatcacactagataaaagaaaatctaGAGAAACAAAAGCTAAAATTAGGGGGATTGTTTGATGTTGATATTATCAAATTGAGAAATTAGATGagtaattgtattatttttcaaagaataTTGGTCTGTAGACTATTTTATTGtctagaaaaaataaatcaatactCGATTGATTGATGAGGACCAAATAAAAAagagtaactttcacatataacaaacataaaaattatatttgtatgttaaacTTACTTTGCATAAGGGCTAACCCATCGATAGCCCCCTAAACTTGACACGATCTTTTAcatagacacctcaactaaagaattttcattttaaacactTAATGTAGGGTTCCTATGTGTTACTTTAAAACTTTTTGCACGGATGGAGTGTCGCGTGATTTTCACTGATGCAAGGCGCGTAAATATCAAAATTTCGTCTGATGTGGCGTCCCCAACAGTAATATTACTCTACTTCatctatttatatttgattttatacCAATTATACCATAATTAAAATCCcaatttctctcttctttttcaattttttccttctttttcaatttctctctTCTTCAGCCTTTCATGTCAAGCTTCTCAAATTCTTCCATGGCATCTGTGGATGAAGGTCGATATTGTAGGTGTGGTAATGACGCATTATTAAAGACTTCATGGACCCAAATAAATCCAGTCgtagattttttatttgtagattttcaaaggtaaaattCTTGTTTCCCTTACTTTTTTCGAGTCAATTAGATGATTAATTGTTTGCGTCTAATTCtttttgatgattatataaaaaatgagtGGTTATGACTATTTTCTTTGGTATGAAGATCGACACCCTCCACAAGCAAACAAGGTAATGTGGGGATTGTTGAAAAGAATAAATGCTTTTATTGGAAAATCAAAAGCGAgcaag includes:
- the LOC107015848 gene encoding regulation of nuclear pre-mRNA domain-containing protein 1B-like yields the protein MNSILNEQTLTDKLSKLNTTQQCIETLSHWCIFHQDKAELVVTTWGKQFHSSEMTKKVPLLYLANDILQNSKRKGNEFVIEFWKVLPAALKEIVGKDDEHGKNVVSRLVKIWEERKVFGSQTHSLKDVMLGEELPPPLELGKKRSRSVKIVKRDTRSIRTKLTVGGTAEKIVSALHLVVSEHSTEDEEMSKCKSAVHHVRKMEKDVDMALARAKHPMRKTLSKELEEEERMLKQSIEKLKVVETNRLALVSQLREALTEQESELENVRTQIQVAEAQAGEASNMRKYLDDEDYVGERKPLGTTTSPDIYGKAGETSKKTAAAIAAEVADKLTASSSSQYIMSSVLSTFAAEAAKSAGLAKPSSYLTTNSYISQPENALSDSNALMSAQLPNPPPSNPYQSMLAPHPTVHQGQYHSLANPTSQQYLQPSAGMMSPYSYGSIAALPSVPPPPPPPAPPSYMTMTQQPLSMMQQGAAAQQQQPPLPQQPPPPNFRPVTPVQPPGMLYYSQPYHSQQ